The window ATGAATGTTGTCTTTATAAAGGATGATCCCGCCAATTTCATCCTCGGAGATCATTCTCTTGGCGCTCTCCTCCAGCTTCGTGCCGTTAATCCCGACCAGCAGCATCTGGCCGATTTTGGCTTCCAGCGTCATTCCGGCGACCTCTCTAGCGAGCGGATCGTCATTAATGGCGGTGTCCGGAGATGCTGTGGGAGCAGCCGACGGTGAAACCGGGCTGTCTGGCGTTGGCTGTATGCCTGCTGTCTTGTCCGGCGCTGTGCTTGCTCCCGGCATTGCAGTTACCTCAGGAGAAGGCTGAACAACAGCTGTAGTATTACCTTCGCTGCAGCCTGCAATCAGGAGTACCGTAGCAAGGGCGGCGATAACCATTGAATTTCGATAGAATGTGCTGAGCTTGAAGCAGGGAAAGCAATGTCGGTTCATCAAAATTCGGTCGTCCTTTCGTTTGCGGATTCACTGGCACTGATGATAAGATGAAAAGGAACAGAAGGTATTACATATGGTTGAACTTATTTACAACTTATAAGGATGAGGTGACGTGCTAATGAAGGAAGAATTAATGAAGACACTCAATGAACAGATGAATTTTGAGTTTTATTCCGCCCATGTATACCTTGCAATGGCCGCTTATTGTTCCGGTGAAAGCTTAGACGGGTTTGCCAACTTTTTCCTGGTGCAGGCCGAAGAAGAACGTTTTCACGCGATGAAGATTTACAAGTTCCTAAATGACCGCGATTACCGCGTCACGCTTGCTGCATTGCCGGAGCCGAATAATAACTATACTTCCATGCTGGATGCGTTTGAGCATGCTTTTGCCCATGAGCAGCAGAACACCAAGAAGTTCTATCATCTGGCCGATCTGGCACTGGATGAACGTGAGCATGCAACAATCTATTTCCTCAAATGGTTTATTGATGAGCAGGTAGAGGAAGAGGCGCTGTTCAGCAATATTATTGCCAAGCTGAAACGCATTGAGACGGACAGCAACGCGTTCTACATGCTGGATGCGGAGTTTGCCGCCCGTTCATTCACACCGCCTGCTGAATAACCGCCTGCTGGCTAATCATGCAGTCAATCCATTGGAACAGACAGACACGGAGTTTATCCTGCGAGGATACTCTCCGTGTCTTTTATTTTGAACAGGAGTGCTGTTATTGAATTGAGGCCGGCAGTTTGATCCCCAGCAGTTTACCGCCATTACGTACAATTAGGATATTTCCGGTCTTCAGGGTGGACGCAAAATCACGCGAACCGGCATTTACTGTGAACAGAGGCTTGTAGCTGATCAGGTCATAGGCATGGAATAGGCCGTCAGACTGCCCTGTGTAAATGGTTGAGCCGAAGATATCGAACTGAACCGTGGGATTTTCTCCTGGTGAGAGACGCATTACCTGTCCATTGGCTAATTTGAGTGCAGCAAACGTCTGATCGCTATAGTTGAAGTATAACATCCGTTGTTGCAGCACTTTATCCAGCGGGTATTCACTCTCGAGAATAGACTGCTGCCACACCTGCTCAGGTTTACCGTCCGCCGTATAGTTCCAGAAGTCATAACGTGCGAATGTCTCCCCCCGGAGAACATAGAGATTGTTGCCATCCAGGAAAGCGGAGCCATAGGCGCCTCCTGACCGGAATCCGATATCCGGATCAGCCTTTTCGGTCCAGCGGTACAGCCGCTCACCCTTGATTTGCCCGGTTTTTAAGCTGATGACTGAGACATGGATTTTGCGGTTGACCGGATCATCATCCAGCATCGCCAAATTCTTCTCGGAGTACAGAACTCCGTCCTTGATAGCCAAAGGCATGTAATGGCGGTATTGTTCCCACAGCTTTTTACCGGTTTGGGCATCATAAGCAACAAGTGTGGAGAGAGAGATGACACTTTCTGCAGTATAAGCGCGCAATACCACGCCATCTGATTGAGCAAGTGAATCGGTGCCATAGTAACTGGAATTCTCATTAAGCTTCCATTTTAGCTTACCGCTCGCTGCATCGACCGCTGCAAGATAGATTCCCTGTGTAACGTATACGGTTTCGCCAATCCGCTGAATGCTGGAAGCATTAGGCAGTGCGAGATCCGCTGACCACAGCTTTTTACCGTTTTGATTGACGGCATAAAGTGCGCCTTTTTGCGTTAAACCGTAAATATTTCCGCTGCTGTAAGTGAAAAGTGGGGCCAGCGCATTGCCGTATTCCCATAATTTTTTGCCTGTGGCCGCCTTGAGTGCGATTAGCCTGTAGTTATTTTGGAGCGCAAATACGGTTCCATTCTCAGCCAGTGCGGTAACGGCTTGCTTCGCTTGCGGATCCTTTACTGTCGCTGTTGTAAAGCTCCAGAGCGGTTTAATGACCGGTGCGGAAACTTTTGTATAGTAGGGATTTCCTGTGCTTACCTCAGCCGTTTCAGCAGAAGCATTGGGTACAAGCCAGCTCCCGCCAAGCGGCAGCAAAATAGCGGCTGCGGCAGCAGCGGAGACTATTTTGCGGATTCGTGAATGTAACATTGGACATCTCTCCTTATAGAAAATGAATAAATAGACGCTGCGGATTATCATCACACTTTATAGACTCCTATTTTCGAAAAAAGTTACATAATTTTACTAAAATGCAGTAGCCTGCCGGAATACTTCTTGTGAAATGTTGTTCAGAGGCAAACAATGTTGCGTCCGGCAAAACACTTCCGGCCCGCCAACTCTATTTGGCAGGGTTAACTATTACGCCATCCGGCAACACTGTTTCTCTAGACCCACCCGTTTGTCAGCGTGTAGTATAGAACAATACTATTCTTTGGAGGTTCTTTTTGTTGGAAAACTACAGCGACATCAAACAAAGTGAAAAAGGGGCCTGGCTCAGTCTAATTGCATATATCCTTTTATCAGCAATCAAACTGTTCATCGGGAATGTCTCGGGATCCCAGGCACTTTTAGCCGATGGTCTTAATAATAGTACTGATATTATTGCTTCTATAGCTATTCTAATCGGACTTAAGATATCCAGAAGACCCCCTGATTCCAATCACAGCTACGGGCATTTCAGAGCGGAGACAGTGGCCGCACTGATTGCTTCTTTTATCATGATTGCTGTAGGTATTCAAGTTCTGTACCAAGGTGTGAACAAGTTTATTCAGCCGTCGCTGGAAACGCCAGATCTGCTTGCCGCCTGGACAGCCGCGGGCTGTGCAGTGGTGATGATCGCCGTATATCTGTATAACATCAGGCTGGCCCGTTCGCTAAACAGTAATGCTATGCAGGCAGTAGCCCAGGATAACCGCTCGGATGCCATGGTCAGCATGGGTGCATTCATAGGAATTATCGGTTCACAGTTCGGGCTGCCTTGGCTGGACCCGGTAACGGCAGTGATTGTCGGTCTGCTGATCTGTAAGACAGCCATTCAAATCTTCAGCAAGGCTACACATGATCTGACAGACGGCTTCGATGCCGGTGAGCTGGAGCTGATGAAGCAGACGGTGGCTGAAATTGAGGGCGTAGAATCGATTAAAGATATTAAAGCGAGAGTTCATGGCAACAATGTGCTGGTAGATACTACTGTGCTTGTGGATTCCAGGCTGAATGTTGTGCAGAGCCATGATATCACGGAAGAAATTGAGGATCAGCTGAAGGGCCGCCATCAGGTAGCTGATGTGTTGGTACATATTGAGCCGGTATGAAGCCGGTTCTGATACAGAAGCAAGCCTGAGCAATCAGGCTTTTTTTGTGTTTGCTTTTGAGCGGGAATCCACAATCATCCAATTCTTGCTTGACAGTTGTATGAACCATCGGTATATAATAACAATATGATATTAACAAAAGGATAATAATAAAAATATAAACATAAAAATGACCTTAAAAGGAGCAGTAAGATGAATAAACGAGCCTTAACCGATGCTCAGGGATTAACCGAAGAGCAGTTTCTCCAGACCTATGATGCCGGTGAGTATGAGCGTCCGTCCGTGACCGTGGACATGCTGATTTTTACTGTAATGGAACGGGAACAGGATAACTACCGTAAGCTGTCTGATAAATCGCTGCAGCTTTTGCTAATTCAGCGGGGACAGCATCCCTACCTGGGGCAATGGGCGCTGCCCGGAGGATTCGTGTCGGTCCATGAGAGCATTGAGGAGGCTGCACGCAGGGAGCTGTTCACAGAGACGAATATAGACAACATCTACATGGAGCAGCTGTATACCTGGGGAGAAGTGGAGCGTGATCCGCGGATGCGTGTCATCAGCTGCTCCTATATGGCTTTGGTTGACCGTACAACGCTTAATGTTCAGGCTGGGGATGATGCAGCTGATGCAGCCTGGTTCGAGGTATCACATCAGCTAATTGAGAGCAGCCGCAGGGAGCTGGAGCAGGGCTTTGAACTGGTGAAGCTGATCCGTATTACCTTGCAGAATGAGAGGACAACACTTTCAGGTGTAGTCAAACATGTGGAGACGGTTCAGGGCCATGTCCGAAAAACGCATAGCCAGATTATCGAAAGCGAAGGCTTAGCCTTTGATCACCTGCTGATGGTTCAATACGCAATTGAACGGCTGCGGGGAAAGGTGGAGTATACGGATATTATTTTTAATCTGATGCCTCCGCTGTTTACCTTATCTGAGCTCCAGCGGGTCTATGAGATCATTCTCGGCAAAGAGCTGCTGGCAGCGGCGTTCCGCCGGAAGATTGCCGATCGTGTAACGGAGACTGAGGAATATACGAAGGATGCCGGACACCGGCCATCCAAGCTGTACAGGTACAATATGAACAGGGAATAATGGTTAAGGGAGTAAAGGGGAGTAGAGAAATGGAGAAATTCACGTATTTTTACCGGAGCCATTCACCGTTTTCACAGTGGTATCCGTGCTGTTTTACGGTCGATGATATCCGCTTTAACTGTGCTGAGCAGTATATGATGTACGGGAAGGCGCTATTGTTCGGGGACGAGGAGATAAGCCGGAAGATTCTGCTGGCCCGGACACCGAGGGAGCAGAAGGAGCTCGGCAAGAGGGTACGGGGGTTCGTGCATACCGAATGGGAACGCCACTGCAAAACCATCGTCTATGAAGGAAATAAAGAAAAGTTTATTCAGAACCAGGAGCTGCTGCAGTTGCTGTTAGATACCAGAGGTACAACTCTTGTGGAAGCAAGTCCAACAGACCGGATCTGGGGTGTCGGATTAACCGAGGATGATCCGGCCATCCGCAGCAGAAGCACTTGGCGCGGTACAAACTGGCTGGGTGAGGTTCTGACAAAACTGCGGGATGATCTTATTGACGGATCGTAACCGGCATCATGATTAGAATGGAGTGAGAACTTATGAACGCTAAAAGCAATCCAAGAGATAAAAGAGCCGCAATTGCTCAAGAGACTTTGGATATAATTACAAATGGCAGCTATATGAACAGCTCTGGACAGGTGGTAGATATTGCAGAATTCGTCCGGTCGGCAATTGCCGGTTCCCAGCTGTACTCACCGGAGCAGCTGACAACGCTTAACGGGGACATTATTGAGCGTATCCATCATCAACCGCAGCATAAGACGGTTATTGAGGTCAGCGGTGAAACCACACTGCAGGCAGCGCAGCGGCTTGTAGAACAAGAGGGAATTAAGCACACAGTGTGTCTTAACTTTGCTTCCGCCAAGAACCCCGGCGGCGGCTTCCTTGGTGGAAGCCAAGCACAGGAGGAGAGCTTAGCCAGAGCTTCTGCCCTTTATCCCTGCATCTCACAAATGAAAGAAATGTATGACTATAACCGCAGCCGGAAAACCTGCCTGTATTCGCATTACATGATTCATTCACCAGGCGTTCCTGTGTTCAGAGACAGGCAGGACGTCCTGCTCGCCAAACCCTTTGCGGTTTCGATGATTACAGCACCTGCTGTGAACGCTGGGGTGGTTAAGGAGCGGGAACTCCATGAGTTACCGCGGATTGCCGAAGTGATGCTGGAACGGATCCGCTATATCCTGACAGTTGCTGCAGTGCATGGCCATTCTGCCGTTGTGCTGGGAGCTTACGGCTGTGGTGTATTCCGCAATGACCCTCTTGAGGTTGCCGGGTACTTCCGTCAGGTGCTGATGGAAGAGGGCTACCAGAACCTTTTTGACACAATCGTATTTGCTGTTCTGGACCTGTCGCCGCACCAAGGGGTAATCAGTGCCTTCCGGCGGACATTGCTATAATACGTTGAGCAACTTAACGGCTTAATAATAGGCTAATTAATGATCAGTTTAAAGACCGCCAGTATAAATAAAGCTCCCAGGACGATCCAGCCCAGCGGGTGCCGCGGGTTCAAGGTCCAGCCGAGACCTGATGATTTAGGGACAAGGATTGGGGTTTTTGATGGATTTTTACGAAACATATTTTATGCTCCTGTCATTGGGTGATATAGGTTAGAAATACGATGCTATTCTGAGTATTCACCAATTTCAATTAAACTGCAATAACTCTCAGACGCAAGAGATGATCTTGCGGTTTTTTTTTACGTTATAGCTAATTAAGCTGGTGCAGTTATTTGCTGAATATTGTCGTGTGATGTTGTTAACAGAACTTTCCTCCGCAAATGTGGAAAATAAAGTATATGTATTTTTGCATAAATTTTTGGAAAAGGGCAAGGTGAGTTATGATCGATTGGAAGGAATCCTATAACATCGGTGTAGAAAAGATCGATTGCCAGCACAGACAGCTGCTGCTGAAGCTGAATGAATTTTTTGATGCATGTACTAACCAGAAGGGCAAAGAGAAGATCGAAGAAACACTGAGGTTCCTTAAGGAATATACGATTGAGCATTTTGGCAGCGAAGAGCAGCTGATGGCAGATATCGACTTTCCTGAACTTGCCGAGCACCAGAAGACACATGCTGAATTTGTACAGACCGTTCTGGAACTTGAAGAGAGTGTGAAGACCAAGGGAGTATCCGTACTGTCGACGATTAAGCTGAACCGTACGCTGACAGACTGGCTCCTGAGCCACATCAGCAAATGCGATCAACTGATCGGGGATTGCATCGCCAGCAAAAATAAAGCGGTATAACTACATAATGTGAAGCGAAGATGCTGTAAGGTATCTTCTTTTTTTAACCCCATTTTTAGGGCGGACCTAGCTCTGTTGATGTTAAGCAGAGGCAGAATTTATACCTCGCAAATACTTTGTGCTATGATTTGAAGTAGAACGTATAGAAAAGCTTTAAGCTAAAGGAGTTGGATGATGAGAAATCTGCGCATGCTCATTTCAGGCACTGTAATGCTGCTGGTATTGGGACTTGTAAACTTCTACATTGGCTATCATCTCTGGGTTCTGCTGGAGAACCTGCTGCCGGGTATTTCAGAAGGTGTATACTGGACGGTATTCATGGTCATTGCGTTTGCTTATATGATCGGTATGGTGCCGTGGCCGAAGGCTGTAAAGCCAGCCGCCAGACTATTTAAGGTGGTTGGCTCTTACTATTTGGCCTGTATGGAGTTCGCCGTTATTATGCTGCCGCTGACCGATCTGCTTTACTGGGTGCTGGGTCTGGCGGGCTTTGAACGGACCGCGTTCACTGCTGAGGCGGGGGTCACACTTACGCTGCTGCTCGCGGTGTTCCTGCTGTGGGGTTCGCGGAATGCCTGGAGCACGATCGTGCGAACGCATCCTATCCGGATTGATAAATCCATCGGGACGAGCAGCCCGTTAACTGTTGCTGTTGCGTCGGATCTGCATTTGGGCAATATCGTCGGTAACCGTCATCTGCGCAAAATGGTAGCCGAAATCAACGGGATGAAGCCGGATATCATTCTTTTGGCCGGGGATGTACTAGATGACAGTATCGAGCCGTTTATCCGCAACGGAATGATTGAACATCTGAAGCAGCTCAAGGCCCGGCACGGTGTGTTTGCCGTTCTTGGCAACCATGAGTATTACGGAGGTTCTATCGGTCAATATACCGAGCTCATGGCCCGCAACGGCATCCGCGTGCTGCAGGACGAAGTGGTGGAAACTGCGGGTGTATATATTGTAGGCCGCAAAGACAAAACAGCGGAGTCCATGGAAGGCGGCAGATTAAGTGTATCTGCACTGCTGGAAGGTCTTGAACTTTCCCGCCCGATTATAATGATGGACCATCAGCCGACAGGATTCGATATCGCCGCCAAAGCCGGAGTTGATGTTCTGTTGTCCGGTCACACCCACCGCGGGCAGATTGCACCGAATCACTGGATTACAAAACGGCTGTTTGAACTGGACTGGGGTTATCTGCTCAAGGATAAATTGCATGTGGTCGTCTCCTCGGGGTACGGAACCTGGGGACCTCCAATCCGTCTCGCCAGCCGCTCCGAGCTGATCAAGCTGGAGGTGCTGCTGGAAGGCAGCAAGAGCTACAGTGAAGAACCGCTGTCTGCCAAGACGGTATTGGTCTGAAGTCAGCACAACCCCCTGCACTCCTTAGTTGAGAGCGGGGGGTTAACCCTGTTGAAGGAGTGGGAATTCTGAAATATATCGAGTTTGGCATCGGAAACCGCTGGTTTGTCCGGACCGAGACAGAATTGGCGGATGGAACTGAATTTGAGGTGAAAGGAATCGCCGGTCCGGTAAACCTGCATTCCTTATACATAAGATGTTGGGTAGGAAAAACAGTCTGGATATTTGACGTCAGATCGGGCTTTAAAAAAATCCGCAAAAACCGGAAAACATTCAAACTGATATTTGGTGTCAGCAGTTACTTGGATGAATAATCTTTGACAGCGGGTGAATAAGCGGGTACATTAAAGTAGTTAAGGTATTAACTAATTGGAGCTGAACCGGAATGATGGACGATTTACAGAAGCTTGTGCTGGAGCAGCCGTTGCCTACCGAGGCTTTTTTCACCCTGGTGGAGACGACGGCGAATGTTGTAGCTGTCTCGGAAAGATATTGGCAGGCACATGGACTGAATGGAGCGAGAATCCGGATTCTGGTGGAGATCGCCAAACATGGCGGCAGTATTCTGCCTTCGATTCTTGCAGAGAAAATCGGTGTAACCAAAGCTAATATAAGCTTGCTGCTCTCACCGCTAGAGAAGGAAGGTTACATCGTAAGAGCTGACCACGCCGAAGACGGCCGCAAGACGGTGATTTCTATCACCGGTGAGGGTCAATCCTTGCTGCTGGAGCATCTGCCCCACAACCGGCAGGCGGTAGCAGAGCGGATGAACAGACTGGACGAACAGGAGCTTGTTCAGCTGATGTCGCTGCTGCATAAGCTGAACCGCCCCTTATAGATAGGAGGGAGCGCACTAAGGGAACTGATGTTTTATGTTCATTTAGTTAATAACTTAACTAATATTGACTGAACTTAAAAAACATTTAGGGAAAAGTGGCGGAGGAGAATTTTGGAACTGTAGGAGCGGTAGCATCCGCCTTTGTCTTCGGATTTCTGCCGTGAAGGACGGTTAAAATCAAGAAATCTGAAGACAATAGCGGCCGTAAGTCCAAACATTCTCAGTAGCCACGACTAATCCCCTAAAAAAATACAAGTTAGAAGGGAATCCTCTTATGCAAATAATGATTACTGGAGCGACGGGACAGCTGGGAGGTTTGATTTTAGAGAATCTGCTGCAGAAGATGCCTGCCGGGCAGATCATCGCTGGTGTGCGTAATCCTGGTAAA of the Paenibacillus pedocola genome contains:
- a CDS encoding ferritin gives rise to the protein MKEELMKTLNEQMNFEFYSAHVYLAMAAYCSGESLDGFANFFLVQAEEERFHAMKIYKFLNDRDYRVTLAALPEPNNNYTSMLDAFEHAFAHEQQNTKKFYHLADLALDEREHATIYFLKWFIDEQVEEEALFSNIIAKLKRIETDSNAFYMLDAEFAARSFTPPAE
- a CDS encoding outer membrane protein assembly factor BamB family protein — protein: MLHSRIRKIVSAAAAAAILLPLGGSWLVPNASAETAEVSTGNPYYTKVSAPVIKPLWSFTTATVKDPQAKQAVTALAENGTVFALQNNYRLIALKAATGKKLWEYGNALAPLFTYSSGNIYGLTQKGALYAVNQNGKKLWSADLALPNASSIQRIGETVYVTQGIYLAAVDAASGKLKWKLNENSSYYGTDSLAQSDGVVLRAYTAESVISLSTLVAYDAQTGKKLWEQYRHYMPLAIKDGVLYSEKNLAMLDDDPVNRKIHVSVISLKTGQIKGERLYRWTEKADPDIGFRSGGAYGSAFLDGNNLYVLRGETFARYDFWNYTADGKPEQVWQQSILESEYPLDKVLQQRMLYFNYSDQTFAALKLANGQVMRLSPGENPTVQFDIFGSTIYTGQSDGLFHAYDLISYKPLFTVNAGSRDFASTLKTGNILIVRNGGKLLGIKLPASIQ
- a CDS encoding cation diffusion facilitator family transporter, with amino-acid sequence MENYSDIKQSEKGAWLSLIAYILLSAIKLFIGNVSGSQALLADGLNNSTDIIASIAILIGLKISRRPPDSNHSYGHFRAETVAALIASFIMIAVGIQVLYQGVNKFIQPSLETPDLLAAWTAAGCAVVMIAVYLYNIRLARSLNSNAMQAVAQDNRSDAMVSMGAFIGIIGSQFGLPWLDPVTAVIVGLLICKTAIQIFSKATHDLTDGFDAGELELMKQTVAEIEGVESIKDIKARVHGNNVLVDTTVLVDSRLNVVQSHDITEEIEDQLKGRHQVADVLVHIEPV
- a CDS encoding NrtR DNA-binding winged helix domain-containing protein, producing the protein MNKRALTDAQGLTEEQFLQTYDAGEYERPSVTVDMLIFTVMEREQDNYRKLSDKSLQLLLIQRGQHPYLGQWALPGGFVSVHESIEEAARRELFTETNIDNIYMEQLYTWGEVERDPRMRVISCSYMALVDRTTLNVQAGDDAADAAWFEVSHQLIESSRRELEQGFELVKLIRITLQNERTTLSGVVKHVETVQGHVRKTHSQIIESEGLAFDHLLMVQYAIERLRGKVEYTDIIFNLMPPLFTLSELQRVYEIILGKELLAAAFRRKIADRVTETEEYTKDAGHRPSKLYRYNMNRE
- a CDS encoding NADAR family protein; this translates as MEKFTYFYRSHSPFSQWYPCCFTVDDIRFNCAEQYMMYGKALLFGDEEISRKILLARTPREQKELGKRVRGFVHTEWERHCKTIVYEGNKEKFIQNQELLQLLLDTRGTTLVEASPTDRIWGVGLTEDDPAIRSRSTWRGTNWLGEVLTKLRDDLIDGS
- a CDS encoding TIGR02452 family protein, which codes for MNAKSNPRDKRAAIAQETLDIITNGSYMNSSGQVVDIAEFVRSAIAGSQLYSPEQLTTLNGDIIERIHHQPQHKTVIEVSGETTLQAAQRLVEQEGIKHTVCLNFASAKNPGGGFLGGSQAQEESLARASALYPCISQMKEMYDYNRSRKTCLYSHYMIHSPGVPVFRDRQDVLLAKPFAVSMITAPAVNAGVVKERELHELPRIAEVMLERIRYILTVAAVHGHSAVVLGAYGCGVFRNDPLEVAGYFRQVLMEEGYQNLFDTIVFAVLDLSPHQGVISAFRRTLL
- a CDS encoding bacteriohemerythrin — its product is MIDWKESYNIGVEKIDCQHRQLLLKLNEFFDACTNQKGKEKIEETLRFLKEYTIEHFGSEEQLMADIDFPELAEHQKTHAEFVQTVLELEESVKTKGVSVLSTIKLNRTLTDWLLSHISKCDQLIGDCIASKNKAV
- a CDS encoding metallophosphoesterase is translated as MMRNLRMLISGTVMLLVLGLVNFYIGYHLWVLLENLLPGISEGVYWTVFMVIAFAYMIGMVPWPKAVKPAARLFKVVGSYYLACMEFAVIMLPLTDLLYWVLGLAGFERTAFTAEAGVTLTLLLAVFLLWGSRNAWSTIVRTHPIRIDKSIGTSSPLTVAVASDLHLGNIVGNRHLRKMVAEINGMKPDIILLAGDVLDDSIEPFIRNGMIEHLKQLKARHGVFAVLGNHEYYGGSIGQYTELMARNGIRVLQDEVVETAGVYIVGRKDKTAESMEGGRLSVSALLEGLELSRPIIMMDHQPTGFDIAAKAGVDVLLSGHTHRGQIAPNHWITKRLFELDWGYLLKDKLHVVVSSGYGTWGPPIRLASRSELIKLEVLLEGSKSYSEEPLSAKTVLV
- a CDS encoding DUF3977 family protein, translating into MKYIEFGIGNRWFVRTETELADGTEFEVKGIAGPVNLHSLYIRCWVGKTVWIFDVRSGFKKIRKNRKTFKLIFGVSSYLDE
- a CDS encoding MarR family winged helix-turn-helix transcriptional regulator, producing MMDDLQKLVLEQPLPTEAFFTLVETTANVVAVSERYWQAHGLNGARIRILVEIAKHGGSILPSILAEKIGVTKANISLLLSPLEKEGYIVRADHAEDGRKTVISITGEGQSLLLEHLPHNRQAVAERMNRLDEQELVQLMSLLHKLNRPL